The Tissierellales bacterium sequence TTGATGAAAGAACAGAAAATTTCGAAGAATTAGTAGAGACTGTTAGAGAATATACTCCTGAAAAGGTTGCAAAAATATGTGGTGTAGATAGAAAAGATATAGTTAAGGCAGCAACTATATATGCAGAGGCTGATAAAGCGGGAATATTCTATGCTATGGGTATTACTCAGCATACAACAGGTACCAATTCTGTAATGTCCATATCTAACCTTGCACTACTTTGTGGTAATGTGGGAATAGAATCTGCAGGAATAAATCCCCTAAGAGGACAAAATAATGTTCAAGGTGCTTGTGATATGGGGGGATTACCGGCAGATTTACCAGGCTATCAAAAAGTATTTAAACCGGAAGTAGTGGAAGCTTTTGAAGATGAATGGAAGGTTAACCTTTCAACTAATGTAGGCCTTACTATACCAGAGATAATTGATGAAGCTGAAGAAGGAAATATAAAGGTTATTTATATAATGGGAGAAAATCCTATGGTTTCAGACCCAGATATAAACCATGTTAGAAAAGCTCTTAATAATTTAGACTTTCTGGTAGTTCAAGATATTTTCTTAACGGAAACTGCAGAAATGGCAGATGTAGTTTTACCAGCTGCCTCCTTTGCTGAAAAAGATGGTACCTTTACTAATACAGAAAGAAGAGTTCAAAGAGTTAGAAAGGGTATTGAGCCCATTGGAGACTCTAAACCAGATTGGTTAATAATAATGGAAATTATGAATAAGTTAGGTTATTATAAAAAATATTATCATCCTTCAGAGATAATGGACGAAATAGGTGCTGTTACACCTCAATATGCAGGTATAGATTATGAGAGATTAGAAGGGGATGGATTACAATGGCCTTGTCCAAGTAAAGAACATCTAGGCACTAAATATCTTCATAAGACGGCTATATCAAGAGGAAAAGGTTTGTTTATGCCTATTGCTCATGTAGGCAGTGCAGAAAAAACTGATTCAGAATATCCCTATATATTCACTACTGGGAGAAATTTATATCATTATCATACTAGAACTATGACAGGAAGAGTTGAAGGATTAAATAAGATGTCGCCACATTCTTATGTGGAAATGAATGAGGTAACAGCTAATAAATTAGGTATAGTAGATGGTGAGGAAATTAAATTATCCTCTAGGCGAGGAGAAGTAACTACATTAGTAAAAATTACGGATATAATTGATGAGAATGTATTATTTATGCCTTTCCATTTTGCAAAAGGTGCGGCTAATTATTTAACTAATACTAAACTAGACCCAATAGCAAAAATTCCAGAACTAAAAGTAGCTGCTGTAAAAATAGAAAAATTAGGGAGCTGATTTCATGGAAAATTATGAACAGATAATTAGATATGCTATGCAAATGGAACTTGATGGAGCAAATTTTTTAGGGAAATGCTAAAAGATTTTCAGATCCTACGTCAAAAATGTATTTTTGAAATTGTCAGAAGTTGAAATGGAGCATTATTATTTTTTAAAAGAACAGCTAAAAAATTATTTAGACACTGATTTTTTTGATTTAAATCATGAAATGATGGATATAGAAAAAGAAAATATTTTTGAAGAAAGAAGAAAATCTGAACATATATCTGAAATATTAACTGAATCTAATATTCCCGATATAACAATACTTAGAATGGCTTATTTAATAGAAAAGGATTATGGAGAGTTTTATAGAAATGCAGCAGAAAAAGTTCAAAACGAAGATGCTGAGGTTATATTTGAAAAAATGGCAAAATGGGAAGAAGGACATGAAAAAATATTTAGAGAAGAATATGATAGACGAATGAAAGAATATATGAATCTTCCTTGGGGGGGTAAAAAATGTTTAGGGTAGGAATAATAACTGCAAGTGATAAAGGTTCTAAAGGAGAAAGAGAAGATTTAAGTGGAAAGTTGATAGCTGAAATATTAGATGAAAAAGGATATAAAGTTGAAGAGCATATTGTAGTCCCAGATGAAGAGGATATATTGTTAAGAGAGATAATTCATATGACAGATGATTTAAATTTAGATTTAATATTAACTACAGGAGGAACAGGATTTAGTAGAAGGGATGTAACTCCTGATGCCACTATAAAGGCTTGTGATAGAATGGCTAATGGTATTGCTGAGGCTATGAGATATTATAGCCTCAGCATTACCCCAAGGGCTATGCTTTCAAGAGCAGTATCTGGTATAAGGGGAGAAACCCTTATAATAAATTTACCAGGTAGTCCAAAGGCTGTAAAAGAATCTTTAGATTATATAATAGACAGTGTTCATCACGGTTTAGAAATATTAACAGGAAAAGCAGATGAATGTGCAAGGTAGGGGATGCCTATGAAAAAGTTTGGAACTGCTGTAGTATTGGCAGGAGGAAAAAGTACTAGAATGGGCTTTGATAAGCAACTACTAGAGATAAATAATAGGAAAATAGTGGAAATAATAATAAATAAACTAAGAGAAGAGTTTGATGAAATAATTGTTGTAACTAATAAACCGGAATATTATATAGGTCTCTGTGATAAAATGACCAAGGATATATATACGGATAAAGGACCTTTAGCAGGGATCCATGCAGGTTTAATGGAGGCAACTAGTCAATATGTATATTTTGTTGCCTGTGATATGCCTAATATAAAATTAGATTATATTAGGCATATGAAAGAAAAGATAAAAGATTTACGGGTAAAAGGCTGTTTTACAAAATATGGTTCATGGGTAGAACCTTTTAATGGCTTTTACTCACGTAAAATGATCTCGGATATTGAAAAATACCTATCTAATGGAGATTCCTCTGTAAATAAGCTTATTGAAAAATTAGATGTCCATTATATAAAAGAAGAAGAAGCTAGAAAGTTCAGTCCGAAATGGGAAATGTTTCTTAATTTAAATACAAAAGAAGATTTAGAGAATTTTGTAAAAGGTTATGAATAAGAATATTGAGGTAGATAATGTGGAAGGAACTAAAAAGTATGAAATTAATAAAATAAAAGGAGAAAATATTTCTACATTAGAAGATATAGTAGTAATAGAATATCCTTTTACGATTTTTATAAATGATGAAGAACTATTAACATTATTATGTAGTCCTAAATCTCTTAAATATTTAACAGTAGGTTTTCTTTATTCAGAAGGATTTATAGAGTCATTTTCTGATATAAAGAATATAAGAATAGACGAAGAAAAAGGCATTGCATATATCTATCTAAAAGAAGAAAAAAAATTAGCTGAAAAATTATATGGGAAAAGAACTATAACCTCTGGATGTGGAAAAGGTACTGTTTTTTATAATGTTATTGACTCTTTTAAAACAAAAGCTATTAATAAGAACTTATCTATTAAGTCAAAAGATATAATAAAACTTATGAGACAGTTTAATAAGAAGTCAGAACTTTTTTTGAATACTGGTGGGGTTCACAGTTGTGCTATAGCAAATCTTAATGATATAATAATATTTGAAGAAGATATTGGTAGACATAATGCCCTAGATAAAGCTATAGGAAAAGCTTTAATTCAAAATGTAGTTTTAACAGATAAAATAGTTTTAACTAGTGGGAGAATATCTTCAGAAATACTTATTAAGGCAGCAAAGAATCAAATACCAGTAGTAGTTTCAAAATCAGCCCCTACAAATTTAGCTGTAGAAATGGCTAGGGAGTTAAAAATTCTTTTAATAGGATTTGTAAGGGGAGAAAAAATGAATATTTATTCAAGGTTTCCGAGCATAATTTTCTAAAATTATATTTATGAAACTTATGCCTATGGGTATAAAGAGAAATCTTTATGCCTCCCGTGTTTGGAAAGGAAAACTGTGAAGAACAGTCCTTTCATGGGCTGCTTTTTTTGGGGACCTCCAACTAATTTTAAGAAGGAGAGATTCAAATGAAAAAACGTTTAGTTTTTATTCTAAGTTTTTTGCTTGTGCTTTCATTATTTACAGGGTGTACAGGTAAAAAAGAAGAACCAGCAGGTACTGCTGATGATAATGAAAAGATAGTAGAAGAAAATGAAGAAAAAGAAAAAAGGGAAATTATCTTATCAACAACTACCAGTACGGAGGATAGTGGTCTCCTAGATTATTTACTGCCAAAATTTGAAGAAGAAACTGGAATAGATGTTAAAGTGGTAGCAGTAGGTACTGGTAAGGCTTTACAAATGGGTAAAGATGGAGATGCAGATGTATTATTGGTACATGCTAAGGAATCAGAAGAAGAGTTTGTAGATGAAGGTTATGGTTTAGGTAGAGATGATGTAATGTATAACGATTTTATTTTAGTAGGTCCTAAGGATGACCCTTTAGAGTTAAAAACTAATACACCAGATAATATATTAGAAGGGTTAGAAAATATCGCAGAAAAAGAATATGAATTTGTTTCCAGAGGAGACGATTCTGGAACCCATAAAAAAGAATTAAGTATTTGGGAAGAGGCAGATATAGACCCAGAAGGTAAAAATTTTTATATTGAAGCAGGTAGTGGTATGGCTGATGTTTTAAAAATAACAAATGAGAAAAATGCTTATACTATAACTGATAGGGCTACATATCTTAGTATGAAGGATACATTAGATTTAGAAATAGCCATAGAAGGAGACGAAAATTTATTTAATCAATATGGAGTAATTGTTGTAAACACGGAGAAGATGCCAGAAGATAAAAAAGATAGAATTAATGTAGAGGGAGCTAAAAAGTTTAAAGAGTGGCTATTATCTGATGAAGTACAAAAATTAATAGGTGAATATGGACAAGAAGAATTTGGAATGCCATTATTTGTACCCAATGCAAAATAATTAAAAAGAAATTAGTTCTATAAAAATATAGGCTGCATCTCTAGGTGCAGCCTAAGGTATTTAAAAGGTGATTGTAATGGAATATATAGGACAAGGTTTTAAAGAAGCTTTTAAACTGTTAATAGGCTTTGATAAGGAAATATATAGTATAATATTATTATCTTTATATGTATCTTCAATAGCTACTATAATTGCCTCCGTGATTTTTATTCCTCTAGGGATAAATTTAGGAATAAAAGATTTTAAGGGAAAAAGAATTTTTTCAAGAATACTTTATACTTCTATGAGTATTCCTTCTGTAATTGTAGGTTTAGTAGTAGCACTTATTTTATCTAGAAGTGGACCCTTGGGAAATTTACAATTATTATTTACTCCTACAGCAATGATTATTGCCCAAACTCTTTTAGTCACTCCTTTGATTTTAGGACTTACTTATAATCTTTCAAAAAATAGAGGAATCTTTATTAAAAAGACTGCTAAAACCTTAGGAGCAGGAAAAGTTGATACAATTATATTAATTATTAGAGAACTGAGAGTAGATATAATGGTAAATATAGTAACAGCTTTCTCACGAGCTATATCAGAAGTTGGAGCGGTTATGATTGTAGGTGGAAATATTAAAGGCCATACTAGAGTCATTACTACTAGTATATCCATGATGAATTCTATGGGAGATTATCCTATGGCTATTGCTTTAGGAATTGTATTATTGATTATTTCTTTTGGAATTAATAGTGTCATTTATTCATATAGTGGAGAGGATTAAAACCATGAAAATCTCTATAAAAAATTTAAAAAAATTTTACTCAGAAAAATTAATATTAGATATAGATGGATTAGAAATAGAAGAAGGTAAAATTACAGGAATAATAGGGCCAAATGGTTCTGGTAAAAGTACATTATTAAAAATAATATCAGGATTAGATGAAGAATTTTCTGGAGAGATTAAATATGATAATAAATATCTTAATAGAGATATTTACAAAAGGATGACCTTAGTTATGCAGAAACCTTATCTTTTCAAAAGAAAGGTTTTTGACAATATTGAATATCCGTTGAAAATAAGAAATATTAAAAAAGAGAATAGAAAAGAAAGAGCAATAGATATTTTAAAAAGGTTAGAAATTGAAGAATTAAAGAATAAAAAGGCTCATCTTCTTTCAGGAGGAGAATCTCAAAAAGTATCTTTAGCAAGGGCTTTAATATTTAATCCAAAACTATTATTACTAGATGAACCTACTTCTAATATTGACCCAGAGTCAATTAAAGTAATGGAAAGAGAGATAATAAGATATAATAGGGAAACTAAGGGTACAGTATTAATAGTAACTCATAATATGGATCAGTCTGAAAGAATATGTGATAAGGTTCTTTTTCTTGACAAAGGAAAGGTAGGTTATAGAAATGGATTTTTTTGATGTAGTATCAGTAGAGGAAGGTAGAGAAAAGCTATTAAAACATTTTGAGGATACGACTTTCCATGTAGAAGAGGTTCTTATACTGGAAAGTGTAGATAGGATTTTAGGTGAAAATATATATTCTAAGGAAAACGTTCCTCAATTTAATCGTTCAACTATGGACGGTTATGCTATTAAAAGTAAGGAAAGTTATGGTGCCTCTGAATCTATACCTAGTCTATTTAATATTATAGGTTCTGTTGAAATGGGAAAAGAGTCTGCCTATACAGTTAAAAATGGAGAAGCGGTATACGTGCCAACAGGAGGAATGATTCCTGAGGGGGCAGATGGAGTAGTGATGATAGAAAATACAGAAAAACTAGATGACTCAACATTAATGGTCTATAAATCTATTTCTTATAGAGAAAATATTATTTTAAAAGGCGATGATATAAAAGAAGGAGAATTAACTTTAGAAAAAGGTAGGAAAATAACAGCAGAAATTATAGGTGTACTGGCAGCTTTAGGCATATCGGAAGTAAAAGTTTATAAAAAACCAAAATTTTATATTATTTCAACAGGAGATGAAATAATAGATTTAGATGAAGAGTTAACTATGGGAAATATTAGAGATATTAATGGTTATGCTTTATATGCTCTTATTAATAAATTAGGGGGAGAAATTGTAGGTAAGACTATAGTAAAAGATAATTATGAATCATTAAGAAAAGAAGTAGAAAAAGCTATTGATTCCTCAGATATAGTCCTTATATCAGGAGGTAGTTCCGTAGGTACTAGAGATTATACACATAAAGTAATAAATTCTTTGGAAGGAGAAGGAGTTTTCGTCCACGGTGTAGCTATTAAACCAGGAAAACCAACTATAATAGGAGAAGGTAAAAATAAATTAATTTTCGGTCTTCCAGGACATCCAGTATCATCAATTATAGTTTTTAAAACTTTTGTAGAGAATTATATTTATGAAAAAATGAATATTAAACAATATGTAGCAAAAACTGAGGCAATAATTGATTTTAATTTTCCTTCTTCACCAGGAAGAAAAACTTATCAAATGGTTAAACTGGAAGAAAGGGATGGCAATATTTATGCTACTCCAAGCTTTGGAAAATCGGGAATGATTTCTTTGCTCTCTAATTCTGATGGGTATATAGTAATTGAACCTTATGAAGAAGGAATTTATAAAGGAGAAAGGCGAGAAGTCTTTTTTTTATAAGGAGTTGAAGAAAATGAAAAAAGTAAGAAATACTTATATCGATAATAAAGATCCGGAAGAGGCAAAACAAATATATTATAAAAAATTAGGTTTAAATCCTCAATGGGAGAAAATAGACATAACAGATTCTTTAGGAAGGATAACTTTTGAAGCTATATATGCAAAGGTCTCTTCACCTAATTATAATGCTGCAGCTATGGATGGAATGTTAGTAGAATCTTTAAAAACTATGGGAGCCTCAGATACAAATCCTAAAATCTTAGAAAAAGATAAAGATTTTATATACGTAAATACTGGAAATGTAGTATTTGATCCTTATGATGCTGTTATTATGATTGAGGATGTAATAGAAACAGAAGATGGAAATGTAAAAATATTAAAAGGAGCTCATCCTTGGCAACATATAAGACCTATAGGAGAAGATATAGTGGCTACTGAAATGATAATTCCATCGAAGCATAAAATAAGACCTATAGATTTAGGTGCCATGATTTCAGGAGGAATTGAAAGTATAAAAGTCTATAAAAAATCTAAGGTTGGAATTATACCAACTGGTACAGAAATAATAGAGAATATTGGGGATTTAGCTAGAGGAAAAATAATAGATTCTAACTCTA is a genomic window containing:
- a CDS encoding ferritin family protein; this translates as MFRSYVKNVFLKLSEVEMEHYYFLKEQLKNYLDTDFFDLNHEMMDIEKENIFEERRKSEHISEILTESNIPDITILRMAYLIEKDYGEFYRNAAEKVQNEDAEVIFEKMAKWEEGHEKIFREEYDRRMKEYMNLPWGGKKCLG
- a CDS encoding MogA/MoaB family molybdenum cofactor biosynthesis protein, whose translation is MFRVGIITASDKGSKGEREDLSGKLIAEILDEKGYKVEEHIVVPDEEDILLREIIHMTDDLNLDLILTTGGTGFSRRDVTPDATIKACDRMANGIAEAMRYYSLSITPRAMLSRAVSGIRGETLIINLPGSPKAVKESLDYIIDSVHHGLEILTGKADECAR
- a CDS encoding molybdenum cofactor guanylyltransferase, with product MKKFGTAVVLAGGKSTRMGFDKQLLEINNRKIVEIIINKLREEFDEIIVVTNKPEYYIGLCDKMTKDIYTDKGPLAGIHAGLMEATSQYVYFVACDMPNIKLDYIRHMKEKIKDLRVKGCFTKYGSWVEPFNGFYSRKMISDIEKYLSNGDSSVNKLIEKLDVHYIKEEEARKFSPKWEMFLNLNTKEDLENFVKGYE
- the fdhD gene encoding formate dehydrogenase accessory sulfurtransferase FdhD, translating into MNKNIEVDNVEGTKKYEINKIKGENISTLEDIVVIEYPFTIFINDEELLTLLCSPKSLKYLTVGFLYSEGFIESFSDIKNIRIDEEKGIAYIYLKEEKKLAEKLYGKRTITSGCGKGTVFYNVIDSFKTKAINKNLSIKSKDIIKLMRQFNKKSELFLNTGGVHSCAIANLNDIIIFEEDIGRHNALDKAIGKALIQNVVLTDKIVLTSGRISSEILIKAAKNQIPVVVSKSAPTNLAVEMARELKILLIGFVRGEKMNIYSRFPSIIF
- a CDS encoding substrate-binding domain-containing protein, with translation MKKRLVFILSFLLVLSLFTGCTGKKEEPAGTADDNEKIVEENEEKEKREIILSTTTSTEDSGLLDYLLPKFEEETGIDVKVVAVGTGKALQMGKDGDADVLLVHAKESEEEFVDEGYGLGRDDVMYNDFILVGPKDDPLELKTNTPDNILEGLENIAEKEYEFVSRGDDSGTHKKELSIWEEADIDPEGKNFYIEAGSGMADVLKITNEKNAYTITDRATYLSMKDTLDLEIAIEGDENLFNQYGVIVVNTEKMPEDKKDRINVEGAKKFKEWLLSDEVQKLIGEYGQEEFGMPLFVPNAK
- a CDS encoding ABC transporter permease, encoding MEYIGQGFKEAFKLLIGFDKEIYSIILLSLYVSSIATIIASVIFIPLGINLGIKDFKGKRIFSRILYTSMSIPSVIVGLVVALILSRSGPLGNLQLLFTPTAMIIAQTLLVTPLILGLTYNLSKNRGIFIKKTAKTLGAGKVDTIILIIRELRVDIMVNIVTAFSRAISEVGAVMIVGGNIKGHTRVITTSISMMNSMGDYPMAIALGIVLLIISFGINSVIYSYSGED
- a CDS encoding ATP-binding cassette domain-containing protein, which codes for MKISIKNLKKFYSEKLILDIDGLEIEEGKITGIIGPNGSGKSTLLKIISGLDEEFSGEIKYDNKYLNRDIYKRMTLVMQKPYLFKRKVFDNIEYPLKIRNIKKENRKERAIDILKRLEIEELKNKKAHLLSGGESQKVSLARALIFNPKLLLLDEPTSNIDPESIKVMEREIIRYNRETKGTVLIVTHNMDQSERICDKVLFLDKGKVGYRNGFF
- a CDS encoding molybdopterin molybdotransferase MoeA, whose translation is MDFFDVVSVEEGREKLLKHFEDTTFHVEEVLILESVDRILGENIYSKENVPQFNRSTMDGYAIKSKESYGASESIPSLFNIIGSVEMGKESAYTVKNGEAVYVPTGGMIPEGADGVVMIENTEKLDDSTLMVYKSISYRENIILKGDDIKEGELTLEKGRKITAEIIGVLAALGISEVKVYKKPKFYIISTGDEIIDLDEELTMGNIRDINGYALYALINKLGGEIVGKTIVKDNYESLRKEVEKAIDSSDIVLISGGSSVGTRDYTHKVINSLEGEGVFVHGVAIKPGKPTIIGEGKNKLIFGLPGHPVSSIIVFKTFVENYIYEKMNIKQYVAKTEAIIDFNFPSSPGRKTYQMVKLEERDGNIYATPSFGKSGMISLLSNSDGYIVIEPYEEGIYKGERREVFFL